Within Candidatus Omnitrophota bacterium, the genomic segment TAGACCTTCTCAAGCTATCTATTATATCCTCTATAAGGGATCCGTAATTAATATCTTGCTGCATTGTTTTCGGCCTTCCCTTCATATGCATAAGCACGACGGGAACGTCAAATTTCGCCGCCACACCTGCCATATCGGGATCACCGGTCAGCGCTGTGACGTCATTTATAATAGCCGCACCGGCCTTCATTGCCTCAGCCGCTACCCCGGCTTTATAAGTGTCTATGGAAATAGGTATATCTATAGATTTTGAAATTGCCTCTATTACGGGAATGACCCTTGCTATCTCCTCGTCTGTGGAAACCGGTTCGGCTCCCGGCCGCGTCGACTCTCCGCCTATATCTATGATGTCAGCGCCTTCTGATATCATTTGATGTGCTCTCTTTATGGCATCTTTCGCGTCCATAAAAAGCCCTCCGTCAGAAAAGGAATCAGGAGTCCTGTTTAAAATACCCATTATGTAAGTACGCTTAGAAAGAGCTAATTCAAATCTGTTCCATCTTATATCAAAACTGCCGCTCTTAGCTTTTGTTTGCATCGCGAGCCGCGCCGTCTTTTGTCTCTTTTTTCACATCAATATTCAGAAGGGCTTTTACTTCATCATCATTCATCACTTCTTTTTCAAGCAATTTATTCGCCAGAAGGTCAAGGTCTTTTTGCGTCCTGTAAGCATCACTCTTGCGTTTTCATAGCATTGATCAACGATCTTTTTGACTTCTTCGTCAATAATGCGCGCTGTCTCCTCGCTGTAGTTCTTTTCTTCCGCGATATCCCTGCCAAGAAAGACCTCTTCATAAGCCTTGCCGAAAGTAAGGTGGCCAAGGCGCGGGCTCATGCCGTATCGCGTTACCATATCCCGCGCTTTTTCGGTAACGACCTTCAAATCAGAGGCCGCCCCCGTGCTTATTTCATTGAAAGTTATCTCCTCGCTTGCCCGCCCCCCTAGCGCTACCGTTATTTCCGCCATCAGTTTCTTTTTGGAAAAATAGTGCCTGTCTTCCATCGGCGGCGTCAACGTATAACCTCCCGCTACACCGCGCGGCAGTATGGAAACCTTATGAAGAGGGTCCGCCTCCGATACGAAAAGGGATAATATTGCATGTCCGGACTCATGATAGGCGGTCAGGGTCCTTTCTTCTTTGCTGATCACGCGCGATTTCTTTTCCGGTCCCATCCAGATCCTCTCTATGGCCTCTTCCATATCCCCCATCATGACAGCCGGCTTGTTTCGCCTTGCAGCTAAAAGTGCCGCTTCGTTTATCAGGTTGGCAAGATCCGCTCCGGTGAAGCCGGCGGTCTGCTTGGCTATCCTCTTCAAGTCTACACTCTTATCGGCCTTTACATTCCTCGTGTGTACCTTTAAAATCGCCTCTCTTCCGACTATATCGGGCCTGTCTATAAGGACTATCCTGTCGAATCTTCCCGGACGCAAAAGCGCAGGGTCTAGGACATCGGGTCGGTTTGTCGCTGCGATAAGAATGACGCCCAGCTGGGTATTAAAACCGTCCATTTCTACCAAAAGCGCATTTAGCGTCTGCTCCCTTTCGTCATGGCCGCCGCCTATTCCGGCAAAGCGTTGACGGCCTACGGCATCTATTTCATCAATAAAAATTATGCACCCTTTCTGCGATTGCTTTGCGGAGCGCTTCGCCTGCTCGAAAAGGTCTCTTACTCTGCTTGCCCCTACGCCCACAAACATCTCTACAAAGTCAGAACCCGATATACTAAAAAAAGGCACGCCCGCCTCACCCGCAACAGCTTTTGCCAATAAAGTCTTGCCTGCTCCCGGAGGCCCAATCAATAAAACTCCCTTTGGCATCTTCCCGCCGAGTTTCTGGAATTTTTTTGGGTCTTGGAGAAATTCTATCACTTCCTTCAATTCTTCTTTTGCTTCATCTACTCCGGCTGCATCGTCAAAAGTCACCGGCTGCTTTTCTTCGCCTACCAACTTGGCGCGGGATTTGCCGAATGACAAAAGTTTTCCGCCTCCCTGCCCCGCGCCCCGCCAGAAAAAGAGCCATAGAAGCCCTATGAATACAAGCGAAGAAATAAGAGACGGCAGGAAATTCGTCATAAATACATTGCTGCGCGCTACTTTAAAATTACTTATTTGATCGCGTAGCACCGTTATAAGTTCGGGATCACGCTCAGGCACATCAACTTTAAACCTCTCGCCCGTGGACAACCTGCCCTCGACGGTACCGTCCCGCATGACCGCCGCTGTAACACTTTGGGAAGTATCCACGCCGATTAAGATGCGGTAAAATTCGCCGTAATTCAACTCTTTAACGGGCCCCTCAAGGGAAAGCGTGCCAAGGCGCAGTAAATAAAAAGCTACCAGAACAAATATTAGCCACGTAATAAAATTCTTCCCGTTCGGATTTTTCATGCCCTGTTTTTTCTTGTCACTTCGCTTTGAAATCTGTGCCATATCGCGTATCTCCTATTATTAAATTTTTATTATACCAAATACTAAAAGTTGGTGCAAGCAAAATTGGCCTACCCCGTTAGACCTCCAACTAACTTCAAACCCTTTTCAAACTTTCGTCTTGTATACTTATGTCCTATCAAATGCCAACGTCTTCTCACCTCAAACAATGCGCGTTAAGAGGTCTAACGGGGCCTAGCTTCTTACTGCACTTAATTTGATTATTTTCTTTGTGCCGTCTTTTAGCTTAAAGTCATCCGATAATTTTACGCCCGCAACCCACAATATATCATTTCCCGAAAGAATTACCGGCAATCTGTCTCTCGTTTCATAAGGGACCTTTTCATCAACAAATATATCGTGAAGCTTCTTGGGCGATTTCATGCCAAGGGGTTTTATCCTGTCGCCTTCACGCCTTGTGCGCACCGCCAGTACCGAGCCCAGGATATCACCGTTTACATATTCTGTGTTCTTGTCCTTTTTCTTTAAAAACGAGGGCGCATTTTTTACAGCCCTGGCTTTGATTATTACGGACAATTCCTGAACAGCCACCTCCCCGGGTATCCTCAATTTTAACACCTTGCTGAAATAATGATCTGTCTTTTTTGCGCTGTCTTTTGCAAGAAAAAGCAGCCTATCCCCGCTTTTAACGACTCTGATCCCCTCGGGCAGATTAACGCTTTTTTGCTCGGTGCCATTCAGGATGGCCTCAATAGCGCTCCAATGTTTATACGATATATTTTTAAGATTGCCCTTCACTTTTGCTATCGCGAGCCTCACTACAATACGCTGTAACGCCGGGTGTAAGCAGGACAGCGCCTTAACGCTTAATGCTGTGGCTTTTCCCGCCGGGTGCTCTACCTGCTTCATCTTCCGGCCGGCAATTTCCGAGAGGAGCGACGATTCGTCGCTAAGAATTACGGCTAGGAACGAAAGCCCCTCTTTTATATTCGGATTAAAAGTTTTTTCCAGAAACGGGATCAGCTGATTTCTTATTTTATTCCGAAGATAGACATTCTCAAGATTTGAAGCGTCAAGCCTTGTGCCTATTTTATTTTTTTTCAAATACTTCTCAATGTCTTTGCGGGGCGTATCCAGAAGCGGCCGTATTACAAGAAATCTTCCAGCCCTGCGCTTATACGGGATTCCTGCCAATCCCAGTGAGCCGGAACCTTTTAGTAAGCGCATAAGGACTGTTTCCGCCTGATCGTCCAGGGTGTGGGCTGTCGCGATTTTATCTGCCTTAAATTTTTTGGCTGCGCGCTCATATAAGGCATATCTCGCCTCTCTAGCCGCATCTTCAACCGACATTTTAAGGCGTTTGGCTAAACTCTTGACATCTTCTTCTTCGATCAAACATGGGATCCTCATTCTTTTGGCCAGGTGTTTTACAAAATCCGCGTCCAGGTGCGCCGCCTCGCCTCGCAGTTTATGGTTAAGATGGGTAATAAAAAGCTTAATATCGTAGGTCCTTCCAATGTCCGCCAGTATATTTAAAAGCGCGACAGAGTCAGGCCCTCCCGATACGCCCACGACGATCCTGTCGCCTTTTTTTATGAGCGCTTTTTTCTTAATCGTTTGCTTTACTTTTGAATAGATCATTTTGGTGTGCTTTTGTGATGGGTAAATAACTGGTAGCGGGGGTGGGGATCGAACCCACGAACCCCGGAGGTATGAGCTCCGTGCTCTAACCATCTGAGCTACCCCGCCACAAATTCAGTCGTAAGTCTTAAGTTTTATCAGCCGAAGGCTGATCCGCCTCAGGCGGAAGTCGTAAGATTAAGCCGGTTCAATGAGACCGTAATTATAACATAGGTACTAATAATACGCAATTACTTTTCTGACTCAAAATGGCGACGCTTCCCTATCTCCGCCGGAGCGCGACCCGGGCCATAGATACCTTGTATCGATAAAAGATACATGTCCATCCAAATAAGCGGCATAGCCTATTTTCCCATGCCTGGACAAGGCCGGATCGTCTTGATAATATACTAAAGAACGGTCAGAGTCGCAAAATAAGATTGTATCGGTATAAGAAGTGGTGACCTGCGAAAGCCTCTTAGATGATAACAATTCATTATAGCCGTATGAAAATACGCCTTCATCGTAGTAGTCATCAATCATCGGGCATCGTGTTATTTCCTTCTCGTCATCCAGATACGGCAGGATGAGGTCAAACCCAAAACTAGCTGACGGCATAAATACATCATCATGATCATCACAATAGTATAACATCCCATGGTACAATTGCCTTAAATTGCTGATGCACAAAGCACGACGTGCCGCCTGTCTGGCCCTCAATATTGCCGGTGCCAACGCCGCCGCAAGCAGGCTAATAATCGCTATTGTCACTAAAATTTCGATTAATGTAAAGGCTAAATTACGCAATTTCTTTGACATAGCATTTCTTCCTGTGCATTTTGTAAAGCACCTCATTCATGCTGCCTGTGCGGTACCCCTCTAGATCTAAGGTAATATATGAAAATCCGAGCTTCCTTAAGGCGCTTATCACGGCCTTTCTAAGCCTCATATCGGAAAATCTTTTGATGTTATCCGGCAAAACCTCCAGGCGCGCTATCTTCCCATGTATCCTTACTCTGACCTGCTTAAAGCCCTGGCGCTGAAGCGCTTCCTCAGCCCTGTTAATCATCCCGAGCTTAGCTCTTGTGATCCTGTCGCCGTAAGGGAATCTCGAGGCAAGACATGCGAATGACGGCTTATCCCATGTAGAGAGTCCAAGTTTTCGGGAATATGCCCGTAGTTCCCTTTTTCCTATGCCGGCTTCCGCCAAGGGACTCCTGACTCCCAGCTCGCGCCCTGCTATAGCGCCGAACCGTAGATCATTTTTATCATCCCGATTAAAACCGTCTATGACATAAAGAAAACCCCCTTTGTCTGCAATAGCCGCAAGCCGGCCAAATAATTCTTTCTTGCAGTAATAGCACCTGTTGACAGGATTTCTTAAAAACGCGGCATTTGCGGTCTCCTTAGTGTGAATAGTCATGCCATGCGCTTTTAACTTCTGCATCAATTTCAGAGCGCTCTTATGCTCTCTCTCCGGGTACGTAGCCGATTTCGCCGTGACCGCAAGCACATTTTCCCTACCAAGCGTATCAAGCGCCACCTTAAGCAGTAATGTACTATCAAGCCCTCCGGAAAAGGCGACTACAACCTTATCCATTTTTTTCAAAATTTTCTTTAATTTTAATAGCTTATTTTCCGGCATTTTATTCCAATACGCGCGATATCCACGCGCTACCCATTACCACGTCACGCTTATAAAAGACCGCTGCCTGTCCGGGGGTAATCGCTTCTTGCGGGCTTTTAAATGTTACCCTCAGCTCGCCGTTTTCGGCCTTCTCCACCACTGCCGGCGCCTTTTTATGGCCGTATCGTATTTTCGTAAGAAAT encodes:
- the folP gene encoding dihydropteroate synthase, with amino-acid sequence MQTKAKSGSFDIRWNRFELALSKRTYIMGILNRTPDSFSDGGLFMDAKDAIKRAHQMISEGADIIDIGGESTRPGAEPVSTDEEIARVIPVIEAISKSIDIPISIDTYKAGVAAEAMKAGAAIINDVTALTGDPDMAGVAAKFDVPVVLMHMKGRPKTMQQDINYGSLIEDIIDSLRRSIDLAVRAGVDSNKIIVDPGIGFGKTVEHNFEILNRLEEFKVLDKPILVGASRKSFITKTLAKSGVSENDIKNSDALMGGAACAAISIAKSASILRVHDVKEMVEVARIADAVNMAAKRHGVRKDDFECFNA
- the tilS gene encoding tRNA lysidine(34) synthetase TilS; this encodes MIYSKVKQTIKKKALIKKGDRIVVGVSGGPDSVALLNILADIGRTYDIKLFITHLNHKLRGEAAHLDADFVKHLAKRMRIPCLIEEEDVKSLAKRLKMSVEDAAREARYALYERAAKKFKADKIATAHTLDDQAETVLMRLLKGSGSLGLAGIPYKRRAGRFLVIRPLLDTPRKDIEKYLKKNKIGTRLDASNLENVYLRNKIRNQLIPFLEKTFNPNIKEGLSFLAVILSDESSLLSEIAGRKMKQVEHPAGKATALSVKALSCLHPALQRIVVRLAIAKVKGNLKNISYKHWSAIEAILNGTEQKSVNLPEGIRVVKSGDRLLFLAKDSAKKTDHYFSKVLKLRIPGEVAVQELSVIIKARAVKNAPSFLKKKDKNTEYVNGDILGSVLAVRTRREGDRIKPLGMKSPKKLHDIFVDEKVPYETRDRLPVILSGNDILWVAGVKLSDDFKLKDGTKKIIKLSAVRS
- a CDS encoding prepilin-type N-terminal cleavage/methylation domain-containing protein; the encoded protein is MSKKLRNLAFTLIEILVTIAIISLLAAALAPAILRARQAARRALCISNLRQLYHGMLYYCDDHDDVFMPSASFGFDLILPYLDDEKEITRCPMIDDYYDEGVFSYGYNELLSSKRLSQVTTSYTDTILFCDSDRSLVYYQDDPALSRHGKIGYAAYLDGHVSFIDTRYLWPGSRSGGDREASPF
- the larE gene encoding ATP-dependent sacrificial sulfur transferase LarE; this translates as MPENKLLKLKKILKKMDKVVVAFSGGLDSTLLLKVALDTLGRENVLAVTAKSATYPEREHKSALKLMQKLKAHGMTIHTKETANAAFLRNPVNRCYYCKKELFGRLAAIADKGGFLYVIDGFNRDDKNDLRFGAIAGRELGVRSPLAEAGIGKRELRAYSRKLGLSTWDKPSFACLASRFPYGDRITRAKLGMINRAEEALQRQGFKQVRVRIHGKIARLEVLPDNIKRFSDMRLRKAVISALRKLGFSYITLDLEGYRTGSMNEVLYKMHRKKCYVKEIA